The following are encoded together in the Gemmatimonadota bacterium genome:
- a CDS encoding Gfo/Idh/MocA family oxidoreductase, producing MPLGVGFIGSGFNARFHIQGWRGVRDADVLGVWSPNGRSAASAAALARDVDVGAAKPYKSIAAMVADPAIDAIWLCGPNHARIENVEEIVDTIARGKGTLKGIACEKPLARNVAEAKQVQKLVESVGLVHGYLEDQLFAPHVSAGHALLWARGAATTGRPYLARAAEEHSGPHTPWFWQGKLQGGGVLNDMMCHSALVVRHLLTKPGESLSTVKPVRISAHIASLKWSRPKYAKRLKATMGKAVDYLKAPSEDFASLTIEFETSDGHRVIGEASTSWSFVGAGLRLSAELLGPEYSMRWNSLDSGLQLFFSREVTGRAGEDLVEKQNAEQGVMPVVPQEYIAYGYTDEDRHFVRAFLGKEKPKLTFDDGVEVVRVLMTAYQSAEQGRTLAYPPRGIDAFVPAVAKGTWTP from the coding sequence ATGCCCTTAGGTGTCGGTTTCATCGGTTCGGGTTTCAATGCGCGCTTCCACATCCAAGGGTGGCGCGGCGTGCGCGATGCCGACGTCCTCGGCGTGTGGAGCCCCAACGGGCGGAGCGCCGCGAGCGCGGCGGCTCTCGCGCGCGACGTCGACGTCGGCGCCGCCAAGCCCTACAAGAGCATTGCGGCCATGGTCGCCGATCCCGCCATCGATGCCATCTGGCTGTGCGGGCCCAACCACGCGCGCATCGAGAACGTCGAGGAGATCGTCGACACCATCGCCCGCGGCAAGGGAACGCTGAAGGGGATCGCCTGCGAGAAGCCGCTGGCCCGCAACGTCGCCGAGGCCAAGCAGGTGCAGAAGCTGGTCGAATCGGTCGGGCTGGTCCACGGGTACCTCGAGGACCAGCTCTTCGCCCCGCACGTCTCGGCGGGGCACGCCTTGCTCTGGGCGCGCGGTGCCGCCACCACCGGGCGTCCGTACCTCGCGCGCGCCGCCGAGGAGCACAGCGGACCGCACACGCCGTGGTTCTGGCAGGGGAAGCTGCAGGGCGGCGGTGTGCTCAACGACATGATGTGCCACTCGGCGCTCGTGGTGCGGCACCTCCTCACTAAGCCCGGGGAGTCGCTCAGTACCGTGAAGCCGGTGCGCATCAGCGCGCACATCGCCTCGCTCAAGTGGTCGCGCCCCAAGTACGCCAAGCGTCTCAAGGCGACCATGGGGAAGGCGGTCGACTACCTCAAGGCGCCCTCCGAGGATTTTGCCTCGCTCACCATCGAGTTCGAGACGTCGGATGGGCATCGCGTGATCGGCGAGGCCAGCACCTCGTGGTCGTTCGTCGGTGCCGGATTGCGGCTGTCGGCCGAGCTGCTGGGCCCCGAGTACTCCATGCGATGGAACTCGCTCGACAGCGGGCTGCAGCTCTTCTTTTCGCGCGAGGTGACGGGGCGCGCCGGCGAAGACCTGGTGGAGAAGCAGAACGCCGAGCAGGGGGTAATGCCGGTGGTGCCGCAGGAGTACATCGCGTACGGCTACACCGACGAGGATCGCCACTTCGTGCGGGCCTTCCTCGGGAAGGAGAAGCCCAAGCTCACCTTCGACGATGGCGTCGAGGTGGTGCGCGTGCTGATGACGGCGTACCAGAGCGCCGAGCAGGGGCGCACGCTCGCCTATCCGCCACGCGGCATCGATGCGTTCGTGCCGGCGGTGGCCAAGGGGACCTGGACCCCGTGA